AGGCCATTACCAGGTTTCATCATTGAATGTCGATAGCTTGTCGATGCCGACGCGGCGCTTCTGCGTCGTGCCCAAGGTTCTGGGTGGAGATACTGATGTCTTGCTCAAGATCACCATAGATTTGGTATATGATCTTGAGGACTacgagctggaggaggaggatgacgatgacgacgactacaaggaggaggaggaggaggaggatagAGCAGGATGGTCACAAATTAATGGTGATTGAGTTGGCATTCAGTTGAGGAATGCGCTAAGCCTGGTAGGATATACAACCTCGGATGTTTAGTTTATTGCTGTTTCCATGAAGTAGGTTCTGCTTGAACTTGGTATTCTAGCCTGTCAGCCAGTCCGTAACGTTGTCCCTGATGCTACTGCTACTACTATATGTTATTTTGCTGTCTTTGTCAAAGAACATATATGGTTCTAGCCTGTCAGCCAGTCTGTAACGTTGTCCCTGATGCTACTTCTAATAATATACGTCACGTTGCTGTCTTTGTCAAAAATAAAGAACATATATGGAGCATCCGGTTCTGGACGTGTCTCATTCGGGAATGGCTGACAGTATAGAGATCACGGTTGTATCGTGAGAACATTTTCAAACAACAAACTCAAATGTGTCATTTTCACCGTCCCGATCTATTTTCCTTAGATATTTCCTCTAAGTACCAGAGTGACTGATTGATTGATCGAGTATGCCAAATCTTATGTATCAAAGCGATGGAATCACAGTAAACGTTAGCACTGAAAAGGAACAACATTCtgtataaatatattttagaCAAAAGACATCGCTGCCCCAGCTTAAATTTAACTGACGGCAGAAACACAaggttcagacttcagactACTAGGGAATAGCAGTTGATTTACACGCCTAGAAGATCGTCTCACTGTATCTCGATAATACAGGCTCTAGCTCCAAGCTGAGATGTGGCGAAGGAAGGAGGGCCAATGCAGCTCGTAAATCACACGGGAATTATACCTGCACTCGCTGCAGCTATCATAGCCTTGGCAGCTCCCCGAGCTCTTCCCACAGGCGTCTGGCGGATAGTAGCACTCATGGCTcaccggctcctcctccgtctccccGCTCTCGACATCAAGCCACCACAAGGTCCTTGTCTCCACGCCGCACACCAGCAGCTTGCCCGCGCTCTCCGCGAACCCCAACACCTTCAACGGCTccaacggcgccgccgctcggtAATTCGGCATCTCCGACCGCACCCAGCTGCTGCTTCCGCCATGATCATcggcggccttcttcttcacccAGAGATCTACCGCGCCGCGTTCGCGCCGCCTGTAGCTGTGGAGCAACGCGAGTTCGCCGCGTCCGGTGAGGCATGGGAACAATGTCTGCTGGTAGAGCTGGAAGTGGCTGCCGACCTGGATCATGGGGATCTTGGTTAGCGCCGCGCGCGTCGCGTCGCCGGTGACGGAGAGGACGTAGAAGGACGAGGCGTTGCGGTAGAGCCAGTGCACCTTGCCGCGCGCGTCgtccacggcgccggcgcgcggtCCGGACATGGCGAGGTGTTCGACGGACGGGCAGTCGACGGGCGCGTTCCATTGGCCCGTGGCGGAGGAGTAGGAGTAGGCGCGGTGCACGAGTCGGTGGTGGTCGCCGGAGCCGAAGACGACGGCGGTGATGAGCACCCTGAAGAAGCCGAAGCCGGCGCCGGTcacgggcagcagcagcgcgtaGCCGGTGAGGTCGCGGTGGAGCGCCGGGTCGAGGTCGAAGGGAGGCgacgggaggaggcgcgcgcggccgcgcccGGAGAGGAGGGGGTGGGAGACGGCGAGGTGGAGCTTCCGCTGGTCGAGCGGCGTCGGCGTCAGGCGGGACAGGAGCAGCCCGCGCCGCGAGGCCAGGGGCTTGCCGTTGCCgttgaagaggaggagcccaTCGGAGTTGGGGAGGAAGCAGGAGAAAGAGGGCGGCGCGAGGCCAGGGGGTTCGGCTGGGTAGAAGACGCCGGCGATGAAGGAGGAGCGGTGGGGCTGAGGGAGGTTGAggttgccggcggcggtggcggctagGACGACGCGGAAACAGGGTGCGCAGGTGGCGGCGCAGCGGAGGACGTCGATGGGGTCCGGGAGCCGCGAGAAGATatccaggaggagctcgtcatggagcgcggcagcggtggcggcggcggccatttGATCGATCTTGGGGACCTGATTAGATTGATCGGAATTTATAAGACGTGGCTTGGCAGTACAGCCCAATAGGGTGATCCGTGACGGGCTGATAAAATTGGGCCTGTATGCTTTTTCAAAAGGCCCATGTCAGATGGGGAACAGTTGAACTTGCTTGGGGCAACTGTGAGGTGCGATGTtcgcatctctcccgagaaaACCATGCTCGAGACCTCAAATCTCCCTCAGAAAATAGAGAAATTCAGCTCTGCGATGATGCCACGTAGAAATCAACAAGACTATCGGACTAATTTTCGAATATCATATCGCCTGTGCAACGGGAAGTATGATTTATTTTATGAGGAAATCAACTTAGTACAAATTAAGAACATTGATCTTTATTTCGAAATTCAAGTTgtaaaaaacagaaaatactAACAATTTCAGATCTCGGAGAGATTTCTAGAACTTATTTCATTCCATAATTTACATATTTTAAAATTCATTTGAGACTATTGGAAGACATGTTTGGCAGAAACACTCTGCTAACAATTTCCTCATGACCGAACCCacccaaaaaaatataatcGTGTCCACTTTGCACAAGAGCACGGCGGACTGCATCATAAGACTGGCGTACACATCAACTTTTACATTCTAACTCTTGTTTTAAGTTTCTGTTAGGGAAAACACTCTTGTTTTAAGTACCCCATGTAACTTTTGTTTCACAAGGACAACATAaccttttgcttaaaaatcacaCAACTTCGTTATATCACACCCGAATACTTTTAGACCAAAGACATCGCCGCCCAGCTTAAACAAGGTTCAGATTACTGGCGATACCCGTACATATAATTTACACAACTAGATCACCTCACTGTACCTCGATCATATGCTCTAGCTCCAAGCTGAGATCTGACTCAGAAACGAGGGCCAATGCACCTTGTAAATCACACGGCAATTATACGTGCACTCGCTGCAGCTATCGTACCCTTGGCAGCTCCCCGACCTACACACATCTCTCGGGTAATGGCGGCTACTCGCCATCTCCGTCTTCCCGCTCTCGACATCGAGCCACGACAGCATCCCCACGCTGCACACCAGCAGCTTTCCCGCGCTCTCCGCGAACCCGACCACCTTCAGCAACTCCAATGGAGCCGCTTTGTACTTTGCCagctcctccggccgccgcaccCAGGTGCTCCCGCCATGATCGCCGGCGCCCTTATTAATCCAGAGATCCAGCTTGCCGTCAGC
The Brachypodium distachyon strain Bd21 chromosome 2, Brachypodium_distachyon_v3.0, whole genome shotgun sequence genome window above contains:
- the LOC106866009 gene encoding uncharacterized protein LOC106866009; the encoded protein is MAAALHGELLLDIFSRLPDPIDLLRCAATCGPWFRVILAAIAAGHLNLPQLHRSSFVLGAFYQIAAVVSAANAPGNKPPCPPRPAMPLASRRGLILSRVVMPTPLDRRKLHLAVSHPLLAGRTRLLPLPPLDLDLTGYALLPDVDDPGAFRVLITAIVVSDSGDHNLMHAAYCYYSGTGLWSAPTECPSVEHLAMSGPRAGTVDAHGTAHWLYRDSNSSLYTLAVAGDATQAALTKLPIILHAVQRNRLIQLHLQPLFPCLTGAGELALVHNRRPDAADGKLDLWINKGAGDHGGSTWVRRPEELAKYKAAPLELLKVVGFAESAGKLLVCSVGMLSWLDVESGKTEMVPKIDQMAAAATAAALHDELLLDIFSRLPDPIDVLRCAATCAPCFRVVLAATAAGNLNLPQPHRSSFIAGVFYPAEPPGLAPPSFSCFLPNSDGLLLFNGNGKPLASRRGLLLSRLTPTPLDQRKLHLAVSHPLLSGRGRARLLPSPPFDLDPALHRDLTGYALLLPVTGAGFGFFRVLITAVVFGSGDHHRLVHRAYSYSSATGQWNAPVDCPSVEHLAMSGPRAGAVDDARGKVHWLYRNASSFYVLSVTGDATRAALTKIPMIQVGSHFQLYQQTLFPCLTGRGELALLHSYRRRERGAVDLWVKKKAADDHGGSSSWVRSEMPNYRAAAPLEPLKVLGFAESAGKLLVCGVETRTLWWLDVESGETEEEPVSHECYYPPDACGKSSGSCQGYDSCSECRYNSRVIYELHWPSFLRHISAWS